Genomic window (Nymphaea colorata isolate Beijing-Zhang1983 chromosome 1, ASM883128v2, whole genome shotgun sequence):
TGAATTAAagatgataattttttatttgattctaTTGCATTTTTACTAATGATTAAATTCAGATACTGTCATAAAAAGTgtattattatattattgtaAAATTAAACGTGTTGTATACATTGTTAACAATAAATAATTACATATTTTCACTGCATATGTACTGTTAATgacttttaaacatttttaattcattttacTCATTATTCATTTGTAAGTATACGCTTTTCGCCCCCACCACTAATTGTGGTCCCCAAAGAACTTTGTTTGTTCACACGAGCTTCCTtgtgggggaaaaaaaaaaggtcatatGGAATATAGTCTTTCATTCCTGTGTTAGAAAAGAATCATCTTTTTTTACCCATAAATTCAGCCAGTATgacagttatatatatatatatatatatatatatatatatatgtgacaaACTGAAGGAAAGATGTGGTGCcttttgtatctttctaaaaggCAGTTTGATTCTCTCCACAACCTTACCTGGCGTATGGCCGGCGAAAGGAAGATACTTCATTGAAATTCTCTCCTCAACCTTGTGTGGCATATGGCTGGCGAAAGGAAGATATTCCATCGaaattctctccccaaccttgcaTGGCATATGGCCGGCGAAAGGAAGATACTCCATCGAAATTCTCTCTCCAACCTTGCATGGTGTATGGCCAGCGAAAGGAAGATACTCCATTGaaattctctccccaacctttGCGTGGCGTATGGCCGGCGAAAGGAAGATACTCCATCAaaattctctccccaacctttGCGTGGCATATGGCCGGCGAAAGGAAGATACTCCATCGAAATTCTCTTCCCAACCTTGCGTGGCGTATGGCCGGCAAAACAAAGATACTCCATCGaaattctctccccaaccttgcgtggcgTATGGCCGCGAAAGGAAGATACTCCATCGAACATTTTCGAGTGCCGAACGCATGTAAATACTCAAGGCTTCAGGCTATAAGACAGAAAAGGTCCAGTAACATGGTATAAGAGTACCTCAACCACTTTATCATTGTATCCATGTGGACATCCACAGACTTGATCTTGAACCTCTGAGATTTCAAGATCTGGGATGTCAAGAAGTGCTTGGCTTCTAAATCCAGGTCCTTATAATGCAAATCCGCTTTGGAGATCCACATATTGAATTTCATTGTCCCAAGAATCCAGGACCGTTAAACTTGAAATTCTTATTAAATCCAACTTACATATCGAATTTTAGGGTTTCCGTAGCATAATAAATAATCATTAATATAGTTATAAATTTATTAGAAACAACCTATTAAAACGTGACCAATCTAACCGACCAGtctatttttttcatctcttatctttttctctcatgttttcacttattttatttctccttttgtAAGATTCTTCTTTTATCTGAAAATTGCCCGATTGAAGAAATAGTACtatataacacaaaaaaattatcTGTATTTAGTCTTTCAAgctttttatcattattttctcacccaatattctttctttctctcgtctcctttttatttttttcgcAGAACCATTGTAAggtaaataaaattaacttaaaAATCTAGTATCAATAGGAATTAAGTTTAGTAAATCATATATTTGTAATGAGTTGATCAGTCTGTTTTAATTTGGCGACTAATTTTTTTCaaccctttttttctctcacttaTTATTTTTCTCACCTTCATtccttttctatattttatttttacaatcaTCTTCGCTATCCTAGTATTATTGAATCTTaagcaaaaagaattgaaatttaaatgggattgattatatatatcgtaaagagagagagtgggaaagggaaagggagtTTCTTTCATGTCGTTCATCTTccattttattatgttttattatgtagatgaaaagcaaaaaaggagtAGGAACTATAACAGCACAGTAGCAATAAGGACACTCCAAGTTTGGGGCCACGGAGTTTCACAAAACGTTCTtggtggaagaaaaaaatgtgagtgaaagacaccactgaatcgaatttgtttcatgaatctacaaAATAGCGAGAATTCTGATCTttcttaatttaaaaatataggATTGAAATTGATTCCATTtcatttgtgatttttttttttttaccttaaaCCCTCAAGGCCGTACCTTCATAACGCAAGGTTTCAACTTGCttagaaaattcaaatttcttcaaACATTGTTCATCTTATCTTATGAAATTATCAAACCTTTAAAGATTTCTCAAATAATCTGAGATACTGCATAAGGGATGGGTATCATATCCATTATTGCCAACTCTTTCTGCacttttttgcttatttattttctaCTTTTCAATCCATTAATCAGTTCAAATTTTGTAAGGACATCCCtgtatgagagagagggagagaatctCTAAACAGGTTAGAGTGGTTCTCTCAATTCAATCAAAACCAACTTTTAGTAAAACTCCAAActatgtttttgttcttttcaataatttaaagCTCTCAAGGACCTATAGCTCATTGGGGAGCAAGGTAGTCTACTTTTTAAAGGGACTTGTATTTACATTTTTAAGTGGTCATTGGCACGTTTCAGTATGTTTTCCTCTAAATTGTGATAAGGAATGGCATCAAGAGAGTATAGTGGTCTCGGACATTGTCACCACCCTTTAAAGTTAAACTACTTCGACATTGTCACTCTCAATCCATGCAATAAACTTAAAGCATTATAAATTCATCTCTCCTCTCAATCCTTCTATTTCACAAAAGCATTTTACAATCCCCAAAACCGCTTGGGTTAATTCAATGCTAGACAAGGCATATATAAATGTCACAACCGAACATTTTTCGCGATAATATCGCAATATTTTGCATGAATATGTATGTTTATAATACCAACTTCttaaactccaaaaaaaaacGACGAGATACATATGTGTATACGATAATTAATTAACTCTGCATGTACCCACCATATAGGCTCGGTTGCACCCCCATGTACGAGCCTGGCACGAGCCCAGGTGTGCTGTATGGGTTATATTGCAATTGAGTCAGCGCCAATTGACCCTGCATACCGTCCTTAGCGTACTGGTTCCACATTTGCTGTTCTTGAACCATGAACACCTGTTTCTTCTCCATGTCCGACATTTGTACATACGGCGGCGGCGCCACCATCGTCGAGGCGGCAAACGGATCACTGCTAATGCTGCCAATTCCAGTACCACTGCTGCTGCCATCACCGCTCGGTGGCGCCGGCAGCGCCAGCAGCCCGGGTTGGGGTGGGATCATCACCATGCTGCTAGCACTGCCGGCACTCGCCGCTTGGCCTGACGCTGCATTCGCGAGGTGGCCGTCATACAGCCCATCCAGCATGAGAACGTCGAAACCGCCGCCCAACTCAGCCTTCTTCGCCGCCAAATTGCTCGTCGACTCAACCAGTGCCAGCTCCCAGTCCGCCGCCGAGTTGATTGCCTCTGCCAGCGGCGCCGCTGGTGCCGAGGATGCCTCCCCGGAGAAAAGCGCCAATGCCAACCTGTCACCGTTTTCCTCGGCAGTGAAATCGCCGGTGAGATCCAATAAATCGGGGACCTTTTCCATCTTGGGCGCTTCTGGGAGGACCGTTTCCTCCCTCACCTCGGCTTGCTCGTCCGcgatcttttcttcttcctcggCGAATTTTTTCTCTTGGTCGTCACCTGGGGCGGGGAGTGCCTTGATCTCCAAGACGCTTTGCGTCTCCTGCTCAGCGATTTTTTGGGCTCTCCTCGCGAAGGAAGCCGATTTATCGCAGATGAAATCGTCCATGATCTGGAGCTTCCTGGGGGTGACCCGCTCTATGACCGGATACTCGAAGGACCGGGCGATGCCCACGCTCTTGCTCCAATCGTAATACGAATCCAGTTCATCCAGCCGCTTCCCGACCCGGGAAAAGGTTTCATACACGTTGACGCATTGGGGCACCTCCAGATTCGTGAACCGGTCGATCAGGATGCTCATCATCTCGGTTATCTCGTTGTAGACTGCAAAACTTTCCTGCAATTTGAGTAATTGGATCGAATTAAATCCAGATTTGGCACTATCCGTACTATTTTGGATCTGCCCAAGGGTCAGATCCAGTTCCAGCTGCTCGAAGTCGGAACCCTTGGATCTAGGATATATATCACTTTGAATTCAGGATTGTCTGAATCAATGAGATTTGGATACAAACAATGCGATACACATTTTTCCGTACCGCATACCGCTTGCTTGAAGATATATACAGGTAGGACCATGGATCGATTCTTACTGTTTGGACCCTTGGTTGCAGCCGTGAGCACCACCCTTACCCATTGAAAACCAGATCCAGATCCGAATATCCTTCTATCTTTACCGAGGATTTAGTTAAGAAGCTGTGGTAAATGTTGGGGTCCAAGGCCCATTTTCATCTGGTCCATTTTGTTGGATTCAAACAGTTTTCGGCCTTTGTTATTTAGCCATAAACCAGCTCTGGTTTAAAAAGTCAGATATTGGATCCAACCGTACTCGATCTGGATGCCCCAGATCTAGTTTCTGTAAAGCACTGCATTgtacgtaaaaaaaaaaaaaaagcattaaccGTACTCGATCTGGATGTCCCAGATCAACAATCTGAtccaaaacaaataccaaaCTGTCTGAATCTTGGTTTGTATTTCAAACCCATATTGAAAACAACTTATCAAATTCAGGTAACACCACGAAGCAGTCGCGGACCTAAAAAATTTTGGCTGCGGAACACTAACCGGTCTCTGGCCTAGTACATTGTGCTTGCGGGGTACCAACCTAGATCTGATGTGGGCATCATATGTGGCTACGCTCGGGTCCAGCTGAGAcagggtggagccaaggtaggacCCGCATGATCTCTGGCTCcacctcaaaatttttaaaaaaaaaatcacttgttttatataaaattttgaaaaatgatatttcgaccctaATGaagatttagaaaatttaatttggtcCGTCTAATGAAAAAATTCTACCTCTGCCCCTAAGCTGAAACacaatgaaagatttcaaggGCTGTGAACCAAGCCAATCACACATTAGCTCCGCTTCTGACCATGGGTCTGCCATTAGGAAAACATCAGTATAATAACTGTTCGTGTCCAAGACCCGTTTCCCATCAGGTCCAGATTTCTTTTTGTGTTGGATCCAGCCGGTTGTTGGCCCATGTTATTTAGTTATACACCGGATCCGGTTTGAAAATCAGATCTTGGATTCAACACAAACTACGGGTTCGGGTCATAGAACTTGACACCGTTCGTACCTGAACCACCGGGTAGAGCGAGATGATAATGAGCCGGCTCTGCTTGGCGTAACCGGTGGGCCGAGTCGCGAGGAACCGCTCCAGGATGTGCTGCAGGCTCTGGATCCGGGCGAACACCTTGTCCGTGCCCAGCTCCCGGAACGGCTTGGGCGGCAGCGAATCGTCTCGGGCCTTCATCCTCGACTCGAGCCGCTGGTCGAGGTAGAGCGCGTAGGTGCGGACGAAGGCCGAGAAGTCCCACGAGTCGGAGTGCGAGACGTCTCGGAAATCGGAGAGGTTGAGGAGCCGGGTCCCGCGCCGGGTCGCGTAGGTGAACTCCTGCTCATAGGAGGGGTCGCCCTCGGCGAGGAGACGGTGGACGAGGATGAGACACTTGAGGGCGACGGTCCAGTTGCGGGTCTTTCCGATCCGCTTGGCTATGGCCGAGACGGCCGAGCCGACGTGGAACCGGGAGTAGGAGGTCAGGGTGATGATCTCCCGGATGTGCCGCTCGTCCGGCGGGGAGGAGCTGTGGCGGGTGGCCTTGACGATGGCCACCTCCAGGTCCGTGGTGATGGTGGCCATCCCCACCTTGGCCAGGCCGATGGACGTCCGGTCCTTCACCAGGCCCAGCGCCTTCTTGATTTTGCTCTGCGACATGCCTACTTCTTGATGAATGATGAACGATGATGAGGATGATGGTAATGGCGGTTGTTGGTGGGTCTATGATGTGTattttgagatgatgttcatgtgGTTTTTGACGTATGGTGATTATGGGTTCATCATTTATGATTGCTTCCTTgaatggtggtggtggtggtggtagagaGGCAAGATGCTGGTATGAGATTTATGGTGATGATGGTATATGATGTTAGAGTTgtaaaatgatgatgatgattatagAGGTCCTGACGATGATGTTATATGATATTGGTGTTGCgaattgatgatgatgatgatgatggtagaGGTCATATATTCCTTCCTTATCTCCACCTTCGAGGCCAAACGGGATGACCTGAAATCAAGCAAGAGAGAGTTATATATGCTTTCTCTAACATAAAATATGATGTATGCAGTCAAAAGAAATTGTGATTTTTATGgcaattttttgggtttttgtaCATGAACAGTCATCCATGATACATGCACATGTGCTTGCATGGTGTGGATGTGTGAGCGCTTGCATGTGtgcgtgtatgtgtgtgtttctAATTTCATTGGCCAATGCTTCTGCCAGGCTtcaaacaaagaagaaacagCAAAAATGAAGTGCGTTTGTGAAGTTTTTGCAGTGCCAACGAGTTCAATTTCTGccattaaaagaagaagaagaagaagacaactgTGTTCAAATAAACCAGAGTGGGCTCTTAACAATTGAAgagtttcttgtgttttttaCCTCAGGGAGAGGGTCCTTCTGCAATCTCTCACATCACTCCTCTTCAATCAGAATTTGTGGGTatgtctctttttctctctagaCCTCTGtccccctccctctttctcttgttttggttgtcttctctctctatctcttcccTTCTCATTCCTGGTTGGGGttcttttttgttgtcttctctctctatctctttccaTGTCTTTCTTGGTTGGGGTTCTCCTTGGATGAGGTACGCAGCCGGTTCTATGTTTAGTGCAGGATCGAAGGTGTGGCCGTTGAGACGTCGAGAAGACACGTTTATCAGCGGTTGGCAATTTCGTCCATTGACGAGTTCAGAGAGAGCTCCGTCCGTATCGGCCGCTGCCTCAATTTAtcaaagagacagagaggggaGGTCCAATCATGGCTGCGTTATATTTTTATGCAGTTTCTTCTTACACCGTACCGTCTCAAACCAGCCTGCTGATCGGACGTGCATTGGTTAGACAGTGAGTCTCAGGTTCGATTCCCCTGGGTATTATAAGTTGGTTGGCCTTAAGTAAAGAACTTGAAATAATGAACAATCAAACACGTTACATTTCATTTATGATTCAATTTACCAGATGTCGGACATTGCCGGATGGCTAAAATTTTAAGAGTTTGTTGTTAAAAATGTCATTACATTGGCAGTAGCAATGGTTTATAGTATACGCAATGACTTATGGTGACTTTAGCGATGTTGTATGATCCTTCTAgcaatgaatttttaaatttgtcaTCAGACAATACCGGGCACCAGCAATATTCacttttcatatatacatgtgtgtgtgcgtgcatatttttttatttccctttttgAATCCTGACTTTTCCATAATGAGTCTTGACATTTCAAGAAAATCTTCGATGGGGCAGCGGTAGAACCCTAAACAACTTGAACAAAATGCCTCAGCCAGGTTTACTTTTATCAGTGCCCCTTAACAATAATTAAATAGTAGTGAATTTAAACAGTAGTTTGATTTTGATTCTCATAAGCGTTATTCTGCTGGGCTATATGGACacggcatcaagatgaagatgcactAACCACATCccaaggaaaaaagagaaaagagaaggcTTCAGCCTTCACTAAAACAGTGGGATGCTCCTCCGCTCACCACCCTAAAGGTTGGACATGAATCTTACTTCAAACTTGCTGGTAGTCAGCAAAAGGTGGTGCTTCTCGCCTTTCTGCCAG
Coding sequences:
- the LOC116264281 gene encoding putative clathrin assembly protein At1g03050, whose amino-acid sequence is MSQSKIKKALGLVKDRTSIGLAKVGMATITTDLEVAIVKATRHSSSPPDERHIREIITLTSYSRFHVGSAVSAIAKRIGKTRNWTVALKCLILVHRLLAEGDPSYEQEFTYATRRGTRLLNLSDFRDVSHSDSWDFSAFVRTYALYLDQRLESRMKARDDSLPPKPFRELGTDKVFARIQSLQHILERFLATRPTGYAKQSRLIIISLYPVVQESFAVYNEITEMMSILIDRFTNLEVPQCVNVYETFSRVGKRLDELDSYYDWSKSVGIARSFEYPVIERVTPRKLQIMDDFICDKSASFARRAQKIAEQETQSVLEIKALPAPGDDQEKKFAEEEEKIADEQAEVREETVLPEAPKMEKVPDLLDLTGDFTAEENGDRLALALFSGEASSAPAAPLAEAINSAADWELALVESTSNLAAKKAELGGGFDVLMLDGLYDGHLANAASGQAASAGSASSMVMIPPQPGLLALPAPPSGDGSSSGTGIGSISSDPFAASTMVAPPPYVQMSDMEKKQVFMVQEQQMWNQYAKDGMQGQLALTQLQYNPYSTPGLVPGSYMGVQPSLYGGYMQS